A section of the Haliaeetus albicilla chromosome 6, bHalAlb1.1, whole genome shotgun sequence genome encodes:
- the LOC104318446 gene encoding carbonyl reductase [NADPH] 1: MSNVPVAVVTGSNKGIGFAIVRALCKQFPGDVYLTARDPGRGREAVAKLQEEGLHALFHQLDIDDLQSIRALRDFLKEKYGGLNVLVNNAGIAFKVHDTTPFAVQAEVTLKTNFFGTRNVCTELLPLVKPYGRVVNVSSMVSSSALGGCSRELQQKFRSETITEDELVELMTKFVEDTKKSVHEKEGWPNTAYGVSKIGVTVLSRIQARMLNEKRKGDHILLNACCPGWVRTDMAGPKATKSPDEGAETPVYLALLPSDADGPHGQFLSNKTVRTW, encoded by the exons ATGTCCAACGTGCCAGTGGCTGTGGTGACCGGGTCCAACAAAGGGATTGGATTCGCAATTGTGCGGGCTTTATGCAAGCAGTTCCCGGGGGATGTTTATCTGACAGCCCGAGACCCTGGCCGTGGCCGGGAAGCAGTGGCAAAGCTCCAGGAGGAAGGGCTGCATGCACTTTTCCATCAGCTGGATATTGATGATCTGCAGAGCATCAGAGCTCTCCGTGACTTCCTAAAGGAGAAGTATGGAGGGCTGAACGTGCTGGTTAACAATGCAGGGATCGCTTTCAAAG TTCATGACACAACTCCATTTGCGGTCCAAGCAGAGGTTACACTGAAGACAAACTTTTTTGGAACCAGAAATGTTTGCACAGAATTGTTGCCTCTTGTGAAGCCTTATG GTAGAGTGGTGAATGTCTCTAGTATGGTAAGTAGCTCAGCTCTGGGAGGCTGCAGCCGGGAACTACAGCAAAAGTTTCGCAGCGAGACGATCACTGAGGATGAGTTAGTGGAACTCATGACCAAATTTGTGGAAGATACCAAGAAAAGTGTGCATGAGAAAGAGGGTTGGCCAAATACGGCCTATGGAGTATCCAAAATTGGTGTCACAGTCTTGTCCAGGATTCAAGCCCGGATgttaaatgagaaaagaaaaggtgatcACATCCTTCTCAATGCCTGCTGTCCTGGGTGGGTGAGAACAGACATGGCAGGTCCTAAAGCCACTAAATCACCGGATGAAGGGGCTGAGACCCCAGTTTATTTGGCTCTTTTGCCTTCTGATGCTGATGGTCCTCATGGCCAGTTTCTTAGTAATAAAACTGTTCGAACCTGGTGA